The DNA sequence TACGAAGGCCATCATTTTTGCTGGGTCGAGTTCGGCTATGCCGACAAGGACGCCACCACGAAGTTTTACGCCGATTTGTTCGGCTGGCGGTTCACGCCGTTCGAGGAAATGCCTGAATACGTCTTTTTTCAGGCTCCGTCGGGGCTGATGGGCGGATTCAACGGCCAGGGATTCGGCCGGATGCAGCAGACGATTCCGTACATTTACGTCCCGGAAATCGACGCGGCGCTTGCGGAAATCGAAGCCGCGGGGGGAAAGACGATCGTTCCCAAGATGGCGGTCGGTGGCGAAGCCGGGCACATCGCTTTGTTCACGGACCCCGCGGGAGTCACCTACGGGCTGGCGGACATGTACATGCCTCTTGAGCCGAGTCCGAATCCGTTTACAGGAACCGAAAAGCCCGAGCCCAACACGATTTGCTTTTTTGAAATTTTCGGCGGCGATTTCGAGGCGACGAATGCGTTTTTCACGAAAGTATTCGGATGGACGACTACGCCGACGCCGGGGCACACGGAGTATCTTGGCTTCAATCCTGGCGCCGGACTGGAAGGAGTATTCCAGGGTCATACCAAGGAAATTCCTGTGATGGCGTATATTTGGGTGGACGACGTCGCGGCGACGCTTGAAAAGGTCAAGGCCGCGGGCGGCACGCCATCGGGCGAGCCGATGGTCTCCGAGATGGGCGTGTTCGGCTATTTCCAGGATCCCTCGGGCGTGTGGATCGGCCTGCTGGGAGCGGCCTAGCCGGACTGGTACAATTGCAGCCTTCCAAAGGAGACTGCAATGAGTTTACGGGGATTGCCCTTTTTGCTTTTGGCGGCGGCTGTGTTGCTGCTGACCGCGGCGCCCGCTTTTGCAAACGGCTACGGCGAATATCCGCCTAAGCTGGTTTGGTCGCCCGACGGCTTCCATCTTGCGGCGGTCGTCGGTACCGAGCTTTGGATTGTAGATGCTTACGGCTCCGCATACGGGATCGCTTACGAGTCCCCGTCGTCGCCGTCGTGGAGTCCGGACGGCTCGCAGCTCGCCTACGTTCAGAACGGAAAGCTGTTCATATACGGCTACAGCTCGGACTTGAGCCAGCAAGTGCGGATGCTTTCGGGCGTACTGGACTGCGCATTCCTGCCCGACGCGGACAATCCGAGAGTGTTGGTCAGCTACGGCGAGCGGTTTTACGGCTGCGACATCGGGTTGTACGAGGTGCGTACGGGCAGGTTCGAGCCGCTCGTCGAAAGCCGCGACCAATCGGAGTGCTCGCCCGTGCCGAATCCGGACGGCTCGGGATTCGCTTACCTCGTCCAGGGCGACGGTATGCCCGGCGGCTACGAGCAGATTTTCTACAAGCCGTTCGGCAGAAAGCCGGGACGAGCGCTGACCGGCATCGCGGATTTCGGCGAGTGGGGCTACCACGAATCGAATCCCCGCTGGACGGGCGAAGGACTTCTCTTGTTCGAACGCGGCGGATGGGGAGACTGGCATCTGTATCAGTTCGATGTTGAATCCGGCACGGAGGAGCTTTTTCTTGCCGATGCCGAGCAGCCGGCTCTATCGAAATATATGGGGATGATTGCGTTCGTCCGCCGCGATCCGGAGTTGAAGGCCGAATACGAGTACGACTGGGAGATCGCGCCGTCGGTCTGGTTGCGCCATCAGGAATCCGGCGACGAGTTCCAGATAAGCCCGCCCGGCACTTGGGCCGAGTATCCCGCCATTTCGCCCGACGGGACTCATGTCGCCTGGATCGAAATACATGCGGAGATGCCGCAGGTCGTGATCCGCACGGTCGTCAACGCGCTGGGCTAGCCGGTTTCGGCGGCTGAATGCGGCTCAATAGTTGACAAGCGGAGTTTTCGGCAGTTCGGTGCCAAGCGGCGCTTCTTCTTTTTGCTCCTCGACCGGCTCCGGTTCGGGCTCGCGGATTGCCGGTTTCGCAAGTTTGCGGATTCCTTTCGGCGTCCACTCGCCTTCGTCTGTCAGAACATACACCACGCCGTCCGGCTTACCGTCCGGGTTGCCCACGACCAGCCTGCCTTCCTCGTTAAGTCGAAGCGGGCTGCCGTTGCCGGATTTGTCGCTTGCGACGAGAAAGCCTTCCGGCGCAGGGCCGAGTATGTCGTACCCCTCGTCGTAAAACGAACCGTACGCGCCGAGTACGAAGTGGCTGGTGCCATCCACGGAATCGCTCCATTCCTTGTAAAAGAACATTCCCGGAAGGAAAGGAAGCTTGCGCTCTCCGATTTCGCCGCCTCCCCAGGCGCTGTAACAGAACGAGCCGTGATTGCTGCGCACGTCGCCCAGCACCGAGCCCATCCGGAGCGCGTCGAATTCAGATGCGGTTCCGAACCGGGCAAGGGTGCTTTTGCGGTCGGAGTAAGGATCTCCAAGCTGGTACTGCAGGTCGATGGCGAAATTTTGGCCGAAGTGGCAGGGACGCTTGTCGTCCTGCAGACACTCCGTCAAAAAAGTTTTGGGATAAGTTACAAAGCTGCCCGGAACGCCGTACGGGTTTACGGGATACGAAATGATGGCTCCTTTGGCGATAAGCGGATCATCGGAAAGCTCCGTCGGGCCGGTCTCGACGCCGCCGATGAGGTAGGGAGGATACGCTCCGTTGTCCAGCTTGTATTTCCCGATCGCGTCGGCGATTGCAAGCAGGTTGGATTTCAGCTCCTGCTTTTTCTTGGCCAGCGAGTAGAACCCGACGATGCCCGGAGCCGCGAACCATCCCGCGAAAAGCCCGGCGATCGTGGCCAGCGAAAGAACGGCTATCGGCCATTTTTCCTCGAACGCCTGGTACATCAGCGCAGCCGCGAGTATAAAGCTGCATATCAGCGAAAAGAGGAAAAAGAACATGATAAACGGCGAGACCAGCTTGCCTAAAGTGAGTAACGTCGCGCATACAATGCTGACCAGGGCGCTGGTGAGGAACTGCGCCGCGTAATACATCGAAGGTCTTGTCTCTTCCACGCCAAAGTATATCGGAGCGGTAGGAATTGCGCCATAAACGATCGCGCGAATTCGCGTTTTGCAACAAACGGACGGATCGCGGTTTGGAGTCGGAAGCAGTTTCAAAGCCGTCTCCCCGGGTCTTTCCGCCTGGCGCTTGTGCTAGTATTTGTGCGGGATATCGATGCGCGTTTCACCCGAAGAACAGGTTGCAATCCTTATGCGCGGCACCAAGTTCGCCGACGAGAGCGCGGAATTCGGCGACCCGGGCGGCGAGAGCGTCCTGCGCAAACGATGCCAGGCGGAGCTGCTCGCGCGCATAAAATCCGCTGCGAAAGAAGGCCGCCCGCTGCGCGTATACCTCGGCGTGGATCCGACGCGGGAAAGCCTTCACATAGGCCACATGGTGCCTGCGCAGAAGCTCCGCCAATTTCAGGAGCTGGGCCACCAGGCGATATTCCTCATCGGCGATTACACTGCCCGAATCGGCGACCCGACAGGCCAAAGCAGGGAGCGCGCCGAAATATCCGGAGAGGCAATCGATAGGATGGCGCAGCTTTACACCGAGCAAGCTTTCAAGCTCCTTGATCGGGAGAAAACGGAAATCCGGTTTAACGGCGAATGGCTTGCCAAGCTTTCGTTCGAGCAGATAATTGACATAGCAAAGATCTTCCCGTTCAAGCGGATAATCAGCAGGCGTGATTTCCAGATCAGGCTGGAATCGGACGAAGAGTTCAGATTTCATGAAGCCCTGTACGCCTTGATGCAGGGTTATGACGCATACGTGCTTAGATGTGACGTCCAGATCGGCGCGTACGACCAGCATCTCAATATGCTAGCCGGCAGAACCGTCCAGGAGCACTACGGCGACCCGCCTCACGTTATGCTCACGATGCCCATCCTCGCCGGCACCGACGGGCGCAAGATGAGCAAAAGCTGGGGAAATACCATTGATTTGCTCGATGCGCCGGAGGACATGTACGGCAAGTGCATGCGCATCTCCGACGATTTGCTGCCGCAATATATCGAGCTTGCGTGCGATTTTTCCGCTGCCGAAAAGGATGCGCTGCTGGCGCGCCTCGAATCCGGCGAAAACCCGATGAATGTCAAAAAAGAAGTCGCGTGGAAAGTGACCCGGCAATACAACGGAAAGGAGGCTGCCGACCGCGCCGCGGAGCATTTCCGCGCGACGGTTCAGGAAAAAACCGCGGACGAGGACGCGCCGACAATCAAAGTCGGCCCGGAATGGTTGGACGGCAGTCGCACGCTTTTCGAATTCATCGTTGAACACAAGCTGTTCGACGGAAGCAACCGCGAACTTCGCCGCCTTTTCGAGCAGGGCGGTGTGAAATTGGGGGAAGCGGCCGTTTCCGATTCCAAGTCCGCGATGCCGGACGAATTGCCGGCCGTCGTGCGTATCGGGAAGCGCGGCTTTTTCCGGCTTGCAAGGTGATAATACGGGCGGAGCCTGCAGGAAGAGGAAAAAGGGCTTGTATAAGGCGCCGCCGGAATGCACTTGATTTGCGCTGTATAACTGCGGAAACATAACATACTGCAGGTCGAGCAGGTTTCCGCGCCCGTTTTCATCCCCCGTTGCCGCTGCTAATTACCATGTTTAATTACATTTCGCGCCCGCGGCGCGGCTTGGGCGACTTTCGCGGACTATCGCGGCCCCGAGATTGGTTTGCGCGTCGCGCGCGCGACCGCAATCGCGCGCGGTTTTGGAGCGCAAAACGCGGCGTTTTGGCGGGATTCGCGAGGTTGTGAATTTTGAAACGTTCGCCGTCACATCAAACCCACCTTTTATGTTGATAAGTGTTGATAACCTGGTTGTTTGTGATACAATATCGGAGGGATATCCGGCCGGGCGGTTGGGGCCGCCCGACATCACGCGCCGCAAGGCTCGTTTCAAGGGGAATTGGCGTTGTCGCCCGTGCAGGTGGAGTGCGGGCAGGCGGGCCGGGATTTGTTTCGGAAGCCGCGGCGTTATGCTGCGGCTTTTGGGGCGCCGGGCCGCGTTGAAATGCGGTGATTCTCGTTGAATTTGCTCGATCTGACGGCGGTGCAGTTTCAGGCTTTTCTGCTCTATTTTCTGCGCGGGGCGGGCTTCCTGTTCGTCGCGCCGGTAGTTTCCGCGCGCAGCGTGCCGTCTCAGTTCAAGGTGGCGCTGGCTGGCGGGCTTGCCCTGATGTTTCTGGCTCTCAATCAGCCGGCGCTTCCGGCGAGGCCGTATGAAACGGCGGTGTGGGCGCCGATGGCGGTGGGGGAGCTGATTATCGGGCTTGCGGTCGGTTTTCTGGTCGGATTGATTTACGTTGTTTTCGAGTTCGCCGGGCGGATATTCGGATTCCAGATGGGATTCGGAATCGTCAACGTGCTCGATCCGCAAAGCCAGGAGGAAGTCAGTCTTACGGGGGAGTTTCTGTTCACGATTGTTTCGCTCGCGATTCTCAATCTCAATTTGCATCATGCTTTTCTTCTGTATTGGGGCAGGTCGTTCGAACTCGTTCCCGCGGGCGGCATAGACGCCGCGGGATTCTCGATCGAAGCGTTCGGCGGGATGCTCACGACGCTGTTCGTGGTCGCGCTTCAAATCGCCGCCCCGCTTCTGGCGATTCTGTTCATGCTCGATTTCGGGCTGGGGATTATCGCGCGCGTCGTCCCGCAAATAAACGTTTTTCTCGTGGGGATTCCGCTCAAGATCGCCGGCGGGCTTTTCGTGATGGCGATGGTCGTCGGGTTGCTGAATCCGGTCGTATGGCGCGTGGTGGATAAGTTTCTTACCGACGCGATGTCGGTTGTGACTTCATTCGGGTAATCGCAATGGTGAATAATTTTTGCAGGGAGGTGATTTGCTAGTTGGCCGAAGGCGGCGAGAGAACCGAGCGGGCGACTCCGCGGCAGCGGCGCAAGGCGCGAGAGCGCGGCCAGGTGGCGCGCTCGAACGAGTTGACCAGCGCGCTGCTTCTGTTGGCGCTTTTCGTCACGCTTTCCGCGGCGTCCGATCGCACGGGAGGGCTTTTCCGCGCTCTTACGTTGGACACCATCGGCCGTGCGGACCAACTTCGGCTCGACCAGTCCACGATAATGCGTTATACGGCGGAATGGGTAGCCGCATCGCTCAACATTCTCGCCCCGTTTTTCTTGGTTGCGATTGCCGTGGGCCTGCTGACCCAGGTCGCCCAGACCGGCGGCATCGTGTCTGCGCATCCGCTGCAGCCGGATTTATCCAGGCTCAACCCCGTGCGCGGCTTCCAGCGGCTCTTCAGCCTGCGCGGATTCGTCGAGCTCGCGAAAAGCTTGGCCAAGCTCGCGGTCGTGGGAATCATCGTGTACGTGATTCTCAAAACGGAGATGTTCAACTTTCCCGGATTGATCGGCGCGTCGATTGAGTCGAGTTTCGCGTCGAGCTTCGGCATCGCGCTTCGAATAGGGATTTGGACAAGCGTCGCGCTTCTCATTCTCGCGATATTCGATTATGCGTACCAGGTTTACGAGTTCGAAAAAGGCATCCGGATGACGAAGCAGGAGGTGAAGGACGAGCTGAAGACCGAGGAAGGCGATCCGCTGATCAAGCGCACTCTGCGGGAACGCGGGCGGCAGATCGCGTTCACGCGGATGATGAAACGCGCTGCCGAGGCGGATGTTGTCATCACGAACCCGACGCACTATTCCGTGGCGATTTTGTACGAATTCGGGATGACCGCGCCGCGGGTAACCGCCAAGGGCAAGGGATACATCGCGCTCAAAATCCGCGAGGTGGCGCGCGAAAACGGGGTGCCGATCGTCGAAGACCCGCCGCTGGCGCGCGCTCTGTACGCGACGGAAATCGACGACTACATCCCGGCGGAGCATTTCCGCGCGGTGGCGCAGATTCTTGCGTTCCTCGCGCGCAGCAACGAACGCATCAAGGCGCGCCTGGTGGCGCAGCAATAAAATCCGGCCGCGGCTTGCGGCGGAGTTTTGTAAATGGAAGGTCGAAGCATACCTGCAATCGGTGAATTCGCTGGGATAGCCGGTTCCGCGCGCAGGAATATCGAGATGGCTGTGCCGCTGATATTCCTGGCGAGCCTGCTCTTGATGATCATCCGGTTTCCGCCTTTCATGCTGGATGTATTCATCGCGGGAAGCTTGATTGCGGCGATATTGGTTTCCGTATTGACGATGTACGTCCGGGAGCCGCTGGACTTCAGTATATTCCCGACGGTTATCCTGCTCACGTCGGTATACCGTCTGTTCCTTAACGTCGCGACAACGCGCGCGATTTTATCTTCGGCGAACGCGGGCCACGTCATCCAGACTTTCGCAAGCTACGTGGTCGGCGACAGCTACATAGTCGGCATAGCGATTTTCGCAATCATCATCATAATCAATTTCGTCGTCATCACCTTCGGCGCGCAGCGCATAGGCGAGGTGGCGGCGCGGTTCACGCTGGACGCGTTGCCCGGCAAGCAGATTTCGATAGACGCCGATTTGAACGCGGGGATAATCAACGAAGAGCAGGCGCGCGCGCGCCGCAAGCGCCTAGAGGACGAGGCCGACTATTTCGGAGCGATGGACGGCGCGTCCCGGTTCGTGCAGAGGGACGCTTTGGCGACGATAATCCTGATTTTCGTGAACATCATCGCGGGATTCGCGATAGGCATTACGCAGATGGGGATGACCTGGCAGGAGGCGCTGCAGACCTTCACGCGGCTCACGATCGGAGACGGGCTGGTCGCGTCCATTCCCGCGCTGC is a window from the bacterium genome containing:
- a CDS encoding VOC family protein; amino-acid sequence: MTRIFTGTLSAFAALLIVCGAASAQNNGSEGNATQEDVMSYGPPEGYEGHHFCWVEFGYADKDATTKFYADLFGWRFTPFEEMPEYVFFQAPSGLMGGFNGQGFGRMQQTIPYIYVPEIDAALAEIEAAGGKTIVPKMAVGGEAGHIALFTDPAGVTYGLADMYMPLEPSPNPFTGTEKPEPNTICFFEIFGGDFEATNAFFTKVFGWTTTPTPGHTEYLGFNPGAGLEGVFQGHTKEIPVMAYIWVDDVAATLEKVKAAGGTPSGEPMVSEMGVFGYFQDPSGVWIGLLGAA
- a CDS encoding PD40 domain-containing protein, giving the protein MSLRGLPFLLLAAAVLLLTAAPAFANGYGEYPPKLVWSPDGFHLAAVVGTELWIVDAYGSAYGIAYESPSSPSWSPDGSQLAYVQNGKLFIYGYSSDLSQQVRMLSGVLDCAFLPDADNPRVLVSYGERFYGCDIGLYEVRTGRFEPLVESRDQSECSPVPNPDGSGFAYLVQGDGMPGGYEQIFYKPFGRKPGRALTGIADFGEWGYHESNPRWTGEGLLLFERGGWGDWHLYQFDVESGTEELFLADAEQPALSKYMGMIAFVRRDPELKAEYEYDWEIAPSVWLRHQESGDEFQISPPGTWAEYPAISPDGTHVAWIEIHAEMPQVVIRTVVNALG
- a CDS encoding tyrosine--tRNA ligase, whose amino-acid sequence is MRVSPEEQVAILMRGTKFADESAEFGDPGGESVLRKRCQAELLARIKSAAKEGRPLRVYLGVDPTRESLHIGHMVPAQKLRQFQELGHQAIFLIGDYTARIGDPTGQSRERAEISGEAIDRMAQLYTEQAFKLLDREKTEIRFNGEWLAKLSFEQIIDIAKIFPFKRIISRRDFQIRLESDEEFRFHEALYALMQGYDAYVLRCDVQIGAYDQHLNMLAGRTVQEHYGDPPHVMLTMPILAGTDGRKMSKSWGNTIDLLDAPEDMYGKCMRISDDLLPQYIELACDFSAAEKDALLARLESGENPMNVKKEVAWKVTRQYNGKEAADRAAEHFRATVQEKTADEDAPTIKVGPEWLDGSRTLFEFIVEHKLFDGSNRELRRLFEQGGVKLGEAAVSDSKSAMPDELPAVVRIGKRGFFRLAR
- a CDS encoding flagellar biosynthetic protein FliR; this encodes MNLLDLTAVQFQAFLLYFLRGAGFLFVAPVVSARSVPSQFKVALAGGLALMFLALNQPALPARPYETAVWAPMAVGELIIGLAVGFLVGLIYVVFEFAGRIFGFQMGFGIVNVLDPQSQEEVSLTGEFLFTIVSLAILNLNLHHAFLLYWGRSFELVPAGGIDAAGFSIEAFGGMLTTLFVVALQIAAPLLAILFMLDFGLGIIARVVPQINVFLVGIPLKIAGGLFVMAMVVGLLNPVVWRVVDKFLTDAMSVVTSFG
- the flhB gene encoding flagellar biosynthesis protein FlhB; translation: MAEGGERTERATPRQRRKARERGQVARSNELTSALLLLALFVTLSAASDRTGGLFRALTLDTIGRADQLRLDQSTIMRYTAEWVAASLNILAPFFLVAIAVGLLTQVAQTGGIVSAHPLQPDLSRLNPVRGFQRLFSLRGFVELAKSLAKLAVVGIIVYVILKTEMFNFPGLIGASIESSFASSFGIALRIGIWTSVALLILAIFDYAYQVYEFEKGIRMTKQEVKDELKTEEGDPLIKRTLRERGRQIAFTRMMKRAAEADVVITNPTHYSVAILYEFGMTAPRVTAKGKGYIALKIREVARENGVPIVEDPPLARALYATEIDDYIPAEHFRAVAQILAFLARSNERIKARLVAQQ